From Enterococcus mundtii, the proteins below share one genomic window:
- a CDS encoding cation transporter yields the protein MKNTQKIKKILTASIIAGTVYGLLALLTGLMINYNVLLLDGVYTMVGALMSLIALYIAKFIQTQDFERFPFGKESLMPLVVFIQYSVILLISSYGLIESFFSLLYADTYVDLAIGLPFSLFGTLFCFVFYLYLKKNPINHSFYKVELEQWRFGFLFSLGVVVSIIVSGLLARTPYLAIAQLIDPVISIGITIFYIYLSVTEIKNATLELTYAPPKYELREKILLVVDKLLQNVAIETYVLRIAKVGDQVILELDIVILPDSELDSIRAQDHLRDKLNRKVTEGFSDYSLWLNINFIGDLKWA from the coding sequence ATGAAAAATACGCAAAAAATAAAAAAAATATTAACTGCCTCCATCATTGCAGGAACCGTTTATGGTCTTTTAGCGCTACTTACGGGATTGATGATCAATTACAATGTCCTCTTGCTTGATGGTGTCTATACGATGGTCGGTGCGCTGATGTCTCTGATCGCATTATATATTGCTAAGTTTATCCAGACACAAGATTTTGAACGTTTTCCATTTGGAAAGGAATCACTGATGCCCTTGGTTGTTTTTATCCAATACAGTGTCATCCTATTGATTTCTTCCTATGGCCTGATTGAGTCTTTTTTCAGTTTGCTTTATGCAGATACCTATGTTGATTTGGCGATTGGCTTGCCCTTTTCTTTGTTTGGGACACTCTTTTGTTTCGTCTTTTATCTTTATTTGAAAAAAAATCCGATCAATCATTCCTTTTATAAGGTGGAGCTGGAACAATGGCGCTTCGGTTTTCTATTCAGTTTAGGAGTCGTGGTCTCGATCATCGTCTCTGGTTTACTAGCAAGAACGCCATATCTTGCCATCGCACAACTGATTGACCCAGTGATTTCTATTGGAATCACCATTTTTTATATTTATCTATCGGTGACTGAAATCAAAAATGCCACATTAGAACTTACTTATGCACCCCCAAAATATGAATTACGCGAAAAAATATTGTTAGTAGTTGATAAGCTCTTGCAAAATGTCGCCATCGAAACCTATGTCTTACGAATCGCAAAAGTAGGGGATCAAGTCATTCTTGAACTAGATATCGTGATTTTACCCGATAGTGAATTAGATAGTATCCGCGCGCAAGATCATCTAAGAGATAAACTCAACCGCAAAGTAACTGAAGGTTTCTCTGACTATTCTTTATGGCTGAATATCAACTTTATCGGTGATCTCAAGTGGGCTTAA
- a CDS encoding helix-turn-helix domain-containing protein, with translation MIWNYGNVYRMIRKSKGISQNNICNGNLERSTLSKFESKNRVPSFDTMQYLLEQVNVSFNEFEYICNEYNNSERQEILVDFYSLVSNAQRSKIDMLIKRCERYLQNNNDYKINEINHILHIFIELNELNKLTVSDISMKLATIVWDRISLIDTWTYDDIRTINFIFYFLPLETIKSIVPKMLRSLEKYNKLKEISILRLSILTNFSTIFLENAMYTECKNILDYAHSFAENAKRYDYLGIIMVRKSICEQKSEEVTKWLEFLSMASEEEVVTELKKEISRHLVRGSSK, from the coding sequence ATGATTTGGAATTATGGAAATGTATATAGAATGATAAGAAAATCTAAAGGTATCTCACAAAATAATATATGCAATGGAAATCTAGAACGTTCAACCCTCTCTAAATTTGAGAGTAAGAATAGAGTACCGTCATTCGATACAATGCAGTACCTATTAGAACAAGTCAATGTATCGTTTAATGAATTTGAATATATTTGTAATGAATATAATAATAGTGAAAGACAAGAAATATTAGTTGATTTTTATTCCTTGGTATCTAATGCGCAACGAAGTAAGATAGATATGTTAATTAAACGATGTGAACGATATTTACAAAATAATAATGATTATAAAATTAACGAGATAAATCATATTTTACATATTTTTATAGAACTAAATGAATTAAATAAATTAACCGTTTCAGACATAAGTATGAAGTTGGCGACTATTGTGTGGGATAGGATTTCTTTGATTGATACTTGGACATACGATGATATCAGGACCATCAATTTTATTTTTTACTTTTTACCTTTAGAAACGATCAAAAGCATTGTTCCAAAAATGTTACGAAGTTTGGAGAAGTATAATAAATTAAAGGAAATATCAATTTTACGTTTGTCAATATTAACTAATTTTTCAACAATATTTTTAGAGAACGCTATGTATACTGAATGCAAAAATATACTAGATTATGCACATAGTTTTGCTGAAAATGCGAAAAGATATGATTACCTTGGGATTATTATGGTTAGAAAATCCATCTGTGAACAAAAGTCGGAAGAAGTGACTAAGTGGCTAGAATTTTTATCTATGGCGAGTGAAGAAGAAGTTGTTACCGAATTGAAAAAAGAAATCAGCCGACATTTGGTAAGGGGGTCTTCTAAATAA
- a CDS encoding polysaccharide lyase 8 family protein, with product MKRWSTKLVVTLGCSLFVGIGLGYSQQVGAEGTQTDMQKNTTSGNYESDFSQHLGTWQDIVGKADKYTNENGLQIANQKINQQFESVSLLLDAGVRSSGDLEYTFLYEGQTNFGLVFRGNDQTTSNWQSFAYMRDGEWQLGQPGGKWLTAIKGPTLISGQTYKLLLRYEGTSFQAYLNDRLLYENQEVLYSDGTTINGDWSGYSGIRLFGNESKLTIYSMRSGAVNSLQVEEPTEEFQTMKENWKDQLVSTTTDLANPAIANYVNALSNEAEKLYETMNQDPDRTYLWPLESGNTASADLTTQFTKLQKLALAYGTNGTSFYQDEVISQAIQSGLDFMITKKGYDGTKYHGNWWDWQIGVAQKFVAILMVLDEDVPEEKLQEYTTVLSKYVPDPFKQLYTKSQGTFVALDFIPNFSTTGANRTDLAQTVLGLGLLQNDPAKVTQAVESITDVFKLVTHGDGFYQDGSFIQHETIPYTGSYGNVLVKGVGQILSIVKESRYTLTADQIKSFVDNVQSAFIPLVYQGEMLPLVNGRSISRTPAATKTGYGSTTMYNLMIVAKFAPETQQKALKEAVKYWMLSNPDYYLTNTRDYNDLMMTTELLANTTVMGKQLPFIGTKMYHAMDRFVQRTENYHLGLSMYSKRISSFEAGNLENQRGWHTSDGMIYLYNDDQVQFGSSYWPTVDPYRLPGTTIDTVPLADEVSAFTTVTSNETWVGGAAAGDQGVVGMALNKEGTKNNGTPLPMNVQGKKSWFTLDGQIIALGAGITGDTTASIETIVDNRLLNDSYTYQVLSDKGMIDQSQQTKEASWLLLESDHQHASIGYYFPQKETVDVISETRTGTYREINEAFPSDTPYTGDYRTFSINHGQQPKDAEYAYVMLPGKTQSELADYAAKQPVAILQNTKEIQAVEVKISGYLGINFWQEQGGELVGIKTNKPISLLKQTKAEQTVYTIANPTQQTEPVTLRVPSDFTDVASTSEGIVYDSQTNTFTIDFGQFESKEIVVK from the coding sequence ATGAAGCGTTGGTCAACAAAATTAGTGGTGACATTAGGGTGTAGTTTATTCGTTGGTATTGGGTTAGGGTACAGTCAACAAGTAGGTGCAGAAGGAACACAGACTGACATGCAAAAAAATACGACATCAGGAAACTATGAGTCAGATTTTTCGCAGCATTTGGGTACTTGGCAAGACATTGTTGGAAAAGCAGATAAATATACCAACGAGAATGGGTTACAGATCGCAAACCAGAAAATCAATCAACAATTTGAGTCTGTGTCGTTATTATTAGATGCAGGTGTCCGTAGCTCAGGTGATCTAGAATACACGTTTCTATATGAGGGACAGACCAATTTTGGACTAGTTTTTCGAGGAAACGATCAGACGACATCGAACTGGCAATCGTTTGCCTATATGCGCGATGGTGAATGGCAATTGGGGCAACCTGGGGGAAAGTGGTTGACAGCCATCAAAGGCCCTACACTGATTTCAGGACAAACCTATAAATTGTTACTAAGATATGAAGGAACATCGTTCCAAGCATATTTGAACGACCGTTTGTTGTATGAAAATCAAGAAGTTCTTTATTCTGATGGGACAACGATCAATGGGGACTGGTCAGGTTATTCAGGGATTCGGTTATTTGGGAATGAGAGTAAATTAACGATTTATTCCATGCGTAGTGGAGCGGTCAATAGTCTACAAGTGGAAGAACCGACAGAAGAATTTCAAACAATGAAAGAAAACTGGAAAGATCAACTTGTGTCAACAACGACCGATTTAGCTAATCCAGCGATTGCCAATTATGTAAACGCTCTTTCTAACGAAGCAGAAAAACTTTACGAGACAATGAATCAAGATCCTGACCGCACTTATCTATGGCCATTAGAATCTGGAAATACCGCTTCGGCAGATTTAACCACGCAATTTACAAAGTTGCAAAAACTAGCGTTAGCATACGGAACGAATGGGACAAGTTTTTATCAAGATGAAGTCATCAGTCAAGCGATTCAAAGTGGGTTAGATTTTATGATCACAAAAAAAGGCTATGATGGAACAAAGTATCATGGCAATTGGTGGGATTGGCAAATCGGAGTAGCTCAAAAATTTGTGGCGATTTTGATGGTACTGGATGAAGACGTGCCAGAGGAGAAACTTCAAGAGTATACGACTGTGTTGAGTAAATATGTACCCGATCCATTTAAACAACTCTACACAAAATCACAAGGAACTTTTGTCGCGCTTGATTTTATACCAAATTTTTCAACGACTGGTGCGAATCGCACAGATTTAGCGCAAACTGTCTTAGGACTAGGGCTCTTACAAAATGATCCAGCGAAAGTGACACAAGCAGTTGAGAGTATCACAGATGTCTTTAAATTGGTGACCCATGGCGATGGATTTTATCAAGATGGTTCATTTATCCAGCATGAAACGATCCCTTATACAGGCTCTTATGGGAATGTACTAGTCAAAGGCGTAGGCCAAATTTTATCGATCGTCAAAGAATCTCGCTATACGTTGACAGCTGATCAAATAAAGTCCTTTGTTGATAACGTACAATCGGCATTTATCCCATTAGTGTATCAAGGTGAAATGTTGCCTTTAGTCAATGGACGCTCCATTTCTCGAACGCCCGCTGCGACAAAAACGGGTTACGGATCAACAACGATGTATAATTTAATGATCGTGGCGAAATTTGCACCTGAAACACAGCAAAAAGCATTAAAGGAAGCAGTGAAATATTGGATGCTGTCTAATCCTGACTATTATTTGACAAATACGAGAGATTACAATGATTTGATGATGACAACGGAGCTATTGGCTAATACCACGGTGATGGGTAAGCAACTACCGTTCATCGGAACAAAGATGTACCATGCAATGGATCGATTTGTCCAACGAACAGAGAATTACCATTTAGGATTAAGCATGTATTCGAAGCGAATCTCTTCATTTGAAGCAGGAAATCTGGAAAATCAACGAGGCTGGCACACGTCTGACGGGATGATTTATCTTTACAATGATGACCAAGTCCAATTCGGTTCGAGTTATTGGCCAACAGTCGATCCTTATCGTTTACCTGGTACGACCATCGATACGGTACCTTTAGCAGATGAAGTTTCAGCATTTACTACAGTGACTTCAAATGAAACATGGGTAGGCGGTGCCGCGGCTGGAGATCAAGGTGTGGTAGGAATGGCTCTTAACAAAGAAGGAACAAAGAATAATGGAACGCCCTTACCGATGAATGTTCAAGGGAAGAAGTCATGGTTTACATTGGATGGGCAAATCATTGCCTTAGGTGCCGGTATTACAGGAGATACAACTGCCTCAATTGAAACAATCGTTGATAATCGCTTATTAAATGATTCGTATACGTATCAAGTGCTTTCGGATAAAGGAATGATTGATCAGTCACAACAAACGAAGGAAGCCTCTTGGTTATTGTTAGAATCAGATCATCAACATGCGTCGATCGGTTATTATTTCCCACAGAAGGAAACAGTCGATGTGATCAGTGAGACACGTACAGGTACTTATCGAGAAATCAATGAAGCATTTCCTAGTGATACACCATATACAGGTGACTACCGCACCTTCTCAATCAATCATGGACAGCAACCAAAAGATGCAGAATATGCTTATGTGATGTTGCCCGGCAAGACTCAATCGGAATTAGCAGATTATGCAGCAAAACAGCCAGTTGCGATTTTGCAAAATACCAAAGAAATCCAAGCAGTCGAAGTGAAAATATCTGGTTATTTAGGCATCAATTTTTGGCAAGAACAAGGCGGAGAACTGGTAGGAATCAAAACGAATAAACCAATTTCTTTACTAAAACAAACGAAGGCAGAACAAACAGTTTATACAATTGCCAATCCAACGCAACAAACTGAACCAGTAACACTTCGTGTACCAAGTGATTTTACTGACGTGGCGTCTACGAGTGAGGGGATTGTCTATGATAGTCAAACCAATACGTTTACCATTGATTTCGGTCAATTTGAAAGCAAAGAGATTGTTGTCAAATAG
- a CDS encoding PTS system mannose/fructose/sorbose family transporter subunit IID gives MSNQKLTKKELNVISWRYILGSQLNWNYERMMSTGYLYGILPVLKKFYGEDKSQLQDMMNTHNQFFNTNAIFGNLIMGIDVAIEEEDGYKAKDTIVALKTALMGSLAGVGDSLFHVIWGTIFGSIAGTLAQSGSVVGCVIWIIANIALLFGRAALLPLGYKQGVKLVTTLKNKLTAFTNAATVLGITVIGALIPSVIKATVPFVYKQNGVELVVQDTLDAILPSLVPVLLVLLTYWMLGQKKLNSTRVIWIILILSIALSAAGILA, from the coding sequence ATGAGTAATCAAAAGTTAACGAAAAAAGAATTGAATGTCATCAGTTGGCGCTATATCCTTGGTAGCCAATTGAATTGGAACTATGAGCGTATGATGAGTACCGGTTATCTCTATGGTATTTTACCTGTACTGAAAAAATTCTATGGGGAAGACAAATCACAATTACAAGATATGATGAATACCCACAATCAATTTTTCAATACGAATGCGATTTTTGGGAACTTGATCATGGGGATCGATGTGGCAATTGAAGAAGAAGATGGTTACAAAGCAAAAGATACGATCGTCGCGTTGAAAACAGCGTTGATGGGTTCATTGGCAGGGGTAGGCGATTCATTATTCCATGTCATCTGGGGAACGATTTTTGGTTCAATCGCGGGTACATTAGCACAAAGCGGATCAGTCGTTGGCTGTGTGATCTGGATCATTGCCAATATCGCTTTACTTTTTGGACGAGCAGCATTATTACCACTTGGCTATAAGCAAGGAGTTAAATTAGTTACGACTCTGAAAAATAAACTAACAGCATTCACCAACGCAGCAACTGTTTTAGGGATCACAGTTATTGGTGCCTTGATTCCGTCAGTTATCAAAGCAACGGTTCCTTTCGTTTACAAACAAAATGGGGTGGAGTTAGTTGTTCAAGATACATTAGATGCGATCTTACCTTCATTAGTACCGGTTTTATTAGTCTTATTGACTTACTGGATGTTAGGTCAGAAGAAATTGAATTCAACTCGCGTGATCTGGATCATTTTGATTCTTTCGATTGCATTAAGTGCTGCCGGGATCTTAGCTTAA
- a CDS encoding PTS mannose/fructose/sorbose/N-acetylgalactosamine transporter subunit IIC has protein sequence MQHLAMYQIILITVYAFIAINDSLISNTLTQPAIAGMISGMIMGDLETGLMVGGTLQLMRLGIAAFGGASVPDFFTGAVLGTAFAVISGKGAEYGIGLAVPVSLLMLQLDVVARFCNVFLLHRVDRAIEDMRINSIPRLVLSGSFLWGLSRAIPILLMLLVGDAAVSTITENTPEWLMNGLRTAGGVLPVVGVAILLHYLPAKQYIPYLLLGFFLSAYLQVPMLGISIVGVIAALLVFKRDNEKEATAQTVTTTGTLEGGFDGDE, from the coding sequence ATGCAACATTTAGCCATGTATCAAATTATTCTTATTACAGTTTATGCTTTTATTGCAATCAATGATTCACTTATTTCAAATACGTTGACACAACCAGCCATTGCGGGAATGATCTCCGGGATGATCATGGGAGATTTAGAAACTGGCTTGATGGTAGGGGGAACCCTTCAATTGATGCGTTTAGGGATTGCGGCTTTTGGGGGCGCATCTGTACCCGACTTCTTTACTGGCGCTGTATTAGGAACGGCGTTTGCTGTCATTTCTGGTAAAGGCGCGGAATATGGGATCGGTCTAGCTGTACCAGTATCATTACTGATGCTACAGCTTGATGTCGTTGCTCGCTTCTGTAATGTCTTTTTGCTACACCGTGTAGATCGTGCGATTGAAGATATGCGTATCAACAGTATCCCACGGTTAGTATTATCTGGTTCATTCCTATGGGGGCTTTCTCGAGCAATCCCGATCTTATTGATGTTACTAGTCGGAGATGCGGCAGTCTCAACAATCACAGAAAATACACCTGAATGGTTGATGAATGGATTACGTACAGCAGGTGGCGTACTACCAGTTGTCGGTGTGGCCATCCTTTTACATTATTTACCAGCAAAACAGTATATTCCTTACTTACTTTTAGGTTTCTTCTTATCAGCATATCTACAAGTACCAATGCTTGGGATTTCAATCGTTGGTGTTATTGCTGCATTGTTAGTATTCAAACGAGATAACGAAAAAGAAGCAACTGCTCAAACAGTGACAACCACTGGAACACTTGAAGGAGGTTTTGATGGCGATGAGTAA
- a CDS encoding PTS mannose/fructose/sorbose transporter subunit IIAB produces the protein MRNILLVSHGSMADGVKASLEMIVGVQEHVHTLSLRPDGDNLQFEHELTEKMKALNGSTLIIADLLGGTPCNTALKNYLEDEEVTIIAGMSLPLVMEATLNPQATIEALIDLARGGIVDVKNKMIATEAEETQVAEEDLAQYKEFKGKANIVNVRIDERLIHGQVAGIWSTSLNTQRIIVINDEAAMDSLQKSSLRMAAPTSMRLSVLTVAAAAKNVQSGKYGKQRIFLLFKNPTDVLRYLEAGGELAAINVGNMSHKEGAREITKSIKVMKEEEAVFEAIAAKDIKVTAQLVPNDPVVDFMEKLRK, from the coding sequence ATGAGAAATATCTTATTGGTCAGTCATGGTAGCATGGCCGATGGAGTCAAAGCCAGTTTAGAGATGATTGTTGGCGTGCAAGAACATGTTCATACACTTTCTTTAAGACCAGATGGCGATAATTTGCAATTTGAACATGAATTAACTGAGAAAATGAAAGCCCTTAACGGTTCGACCTTGATTATTGCAGATCTGCTAGGTGGGACACCATGCAACACAGCGCTAAAAAATTACTTAGAAGATGAAGAAGTTACAATTATTGCGGGGATGTCTTTACCTTTAGTCATGGAAGCGACCCTTAATCCACAAGCAACGATCGAGGCGTTGATCGATTTGGCACGCGGGGGTATCGTAGATGTCAAAAACAAGATGATCGCAACGGAAGCGGAAGAAACGCAAGTGGCAGAGGAAGATCTAGCACAATATAAGGAATTTAAAGGCAAAGCGAATATTGTCAATGTACGGATTGATGAACGCTTGATTCATGGGCAAGTGGCAGGAATTTGGTCCACAAGTTTGAATACACAACGGATCATCGTGATCAATGATGAGGCGGCAATGGATTCTTTACAAAAATCTTCATTAAGAATGGCAGCGCCTACATCTATGCGGCTATCCGTTTTAACTGTTGCTGCGGCGGCAAAAAATGTTCAATCTGGAAAATATGGCAAGCAACGTATTTTTTTACTTTTTAAAAATCCAACAGATGTCTTGCGGTATTTAGAAGCGGGCGGTGAGCTGGCTGCAATCAATGTAGGAAACATGAGTCACAAAGAAGGTGCGAGAGAAATCACGAAAAGCATCAAAGTCATGAAAGAAGAAGAAGCAGTGTTTGAAGCGATCGCAGCTAAAGACATAAAAGTGACCGCTCAATTGGTACCAAATGATCCAGTCGTCGATTTTATGGAAAAACTAAGAAAGTGA
- a CDS encoding GntR family transcriptional regulator, whose translation MIPKYEQIKQELLAEIKNHLFVPGDKFYSEADIKKKYSVSSITAVKALNELTTAGYLYRVQGKGTFVSKSKVSQSVKFSDIELHSLDKEKVKVVSIEEAQEPDILEELGLPKNGSYYRIKRVRYFEDIPFLVHITHLPKRLVKEPISKDLSQYSSIYERVRKDFGIDLFSLSSVETNEIVFPDDPELLNLLKLSFREPVVKQVKHSFLADRSVAEYIISYKHWKYFKTKIEVEAE comes from the coding sequence GTGATTCCCAAATATGAACAAATTAAGCAAGAATTATTAGCTGAAATCAAAAATCATTTATTTGTTCCTGGAGATAAGTTTTACTCAGAAGCAGATATCAAGAAAAAATATTCTGTAAGCTCGATCACAGCCGTTAAAGCATTGAACGAACTTACAACCGCTGGCTATCTCTATCGCGTCCAAGGAAAAGGTACCTTTGTTTCTAAATCAAAAGTCTCTCAATCAGTCAAATTCTCTGATATCGAATTACATTCATTAGATAAAGAAAAGGTCAAGGTCGTTTCGATAGAAGAAGCGCAAGAACCTGACATTTTAGAAGAACTTGGACTACCGAAAAATGGTTCTTATTATCGCATCAAACGAGTGCGGTATTTTGAGGATATCCCTTTCCTTGTGCATATCACTCATCTGCCAAAACGTTTGGTCAAGGAACCTATTAGTAAAGACTTATCTCAATACTCCAGTATCTACGAGAGAGTGAGAAAAGATTTTGGGATCGACCTCTTCTCTCTTTCATCTGTTGAGACGAATGAAATCGTCTTTCCCGATGATCCAGAATTATTGAACTTGTTAAAGTTAAGCTTTCGCGAACCAGTCGTCAAACAAGTCAAGCATTCTTTCCTAGCTGACCGTAGCGTAGCCGAATATATCATCAGTTACAAACACTGGAAATATTTCAAAACAAAAATCGAAGTAGAAGCAGAATAA
- a CDS encoding glycoside hydrolase family 88 protein — protein MGLQQTKDSLISISKSVDSAWLAKQIDWCCKKIEHNMTRYGLDFPSACATNGIYRIKPNDDWTNGFWTGMLWLAYEWTGKEKFLVRAMENIHSFKERLTTHHVLDHHDIGFLYSLSAGAGYRLTNSLLCKEELLQAADVLLARFQEKGQFIQAWGAYGDPKEYRLIIDSLINLPLLFQASEISGNDHYREVAKKHYETVLRTVVRENATTFHTYYFDPSTGTPTHGATHQGNSDASIWARGQSWAVLGIPLNESYLRSSSLPTNYEAIVDVFLTHLPEDLVPYWDFDFTDEHPSDKDSSALAITACGLLEAAKMEAYPQSEELAKGMLYQLGEHYTSLSEPDNEGLLLHGVYAHAEGKGIDEPNLWGDYFYLEALMRLAKPSWKKYW, from the coding sequence ATGGGATTACAACAAACAAAAGATTCCCTTATTTCCATAAGCAAGTCTGTCGATAGCGCCTGGCTAGCGAAACAAATTGATTGGTGTTGCAAAAAAATCGAACATAATATGACACGCTACGGTCTAGATTTTCCGTCGGCTTGCGCAACAAATGGGATCTATCGGATCAAACCTAATGATGACTGGACGAATGGCTTTTGGACTGGCATGTTATGGTTGGCTTATGAATGGACTGGCAAAGAGAAATTTCTCGTACGCGCCATGGAAAATATCCATAGTTTCAAAGAGCGTTTAACCACACATCACGTATTAGATCATCATGATATTGGTTTCTTATATAGTTTATCTGCTGGTGCAGGCTATCGTTTGACCAACAGCTTATTATGCAAAGAAGAATTGCTTCAAGCCGCAGATGTCTTACTTGCACGTTTCCAAGAAAAAGGACAATTCATTCAAGCTTGGGGCGCATACGGCGATCCTAAAGAATATCGCTTGATCATCGATTCATTGATCAACTTACCTTTATTATTCCAAGCTTCTGAGATTTCAGGTAATGATCATTACCGAGAAGTAGCAAAGAAACATTACGAAACAGTGTTACGTACCGTTGTTAGAGAAAACGCAACAACTTTCCATACGTATTATTTTGATCCTTCAACTGGTACACCAACTCACGGTGCCACACATCAGGGAAATAGCGATGCGTCGATTTGGGCACGTGGACAAAGTTGGGCTGTTCTTGGGATTCCTTTAAATGAAAGTTATTTAAGATCTTCGTCTTTACCTACAAATTATGAAGCAATCGTTGATGTCTTTTTGACACATTTACCAGAAGACCTTGTTCCTTATTGGGATTTTGATTTCACAGATGAACACCCTTCGGACAAAGATAGTTCAGCCTTAGCGATCACCGCCTGTGGATTATTAGAAGCCGCAAAAATGGAAGCGTATCCTCAGTCTGAAGAATTAGCGAAAGGAATGCTCTACCAATTAGGCGAACATTACACATCCTTGTCCGAACCTGATAATGAAGGTCTACTACTACATGGGGTATATGCCCATGCAGAAGGTAAAGGAATCGATGAACCTAATCTTTGGGGCGATTATTTCTACCTAGAAGCTCTGATGCGTTTAGCAAAACCCTCGTGGAAAAAATATTGGTAA